A stretch of Oligoflexia bacterium DNA encodes these proteins:
- a CDS encoding thioredoxin domain-containing protein — translation MKILKSLSFAVFATASLLSLSACNSDKSVSSNIVYAQNAPQTEAGETLAKVNGESISEKSLLGFLEGPIKSQYLKVKSEFYATQSSALDEMVLDKLLDVEAKKQNTSKADLLAKEVSNKAKKVSDSEIKKFYDDYVEKMKGNPRFQAPPFDDNVKNQIRQSLEGRNNAERKQEYFNELTHKHEVTYYTTPPRIDVPTGELPAKGNDSAKVTIVEFSDFECPACRGSFETVEKVMKEYKGKVKLYFRDFPLSFHKKAKPAHNAARCANDQGKFWPYHDELFISSTWVHAADEAASIAELKNIAKKLKLDQAKFDACVDGKTHYAKIDEDFKAGQQVGVGGTPAFYVNGIPLPGAVPFEQFKKTIDAELARNKN, via the coding sequence ATGAAAATCTTAAAATCTTTAAGCTTTGCTGTTTTTGCAACCGCAAGTTTATTATCTTTAAGCGCTTGCAATTCAGATAAATCTGTTAGCAGCAATATTGTATATGCACAAAATGCGCCTCAAACTGAAGCCGGCGAAACTTTGGCTAAAGTAAATGGTGAAAGTATCAGTGAAAAGTCTCTTTTAGGCTTTTTAGAAGGCCCCATAAAAAGCCAATACCTCAAAGTAAAATCCGAGTTTTATGCAACGCAATCGAGCGCTTTGGATGAAATGGTCTTAGATAAATTACTTGATGTAGAAGCAAAAAAACAAAATACAAGCAAAGCCGACTTACTTGCCAAAGAAGTAAGCAACAAAGCAAAAAAAGTGTCTGATTCTGAAATCAAAAAGTTTTACGATGATTATGTTGAAAAAATGAAGGGTAATCCTAGATTTCAAGCTCCTCCTTTTGATGACAATGTTAAAAATCAAATCCGTCAAAGCCTTGAAGGACGTAACAATGCTGAAAGAAAACAAGAATACTTTAATGAATTGACTCATAAACATGAGGTTACCTATTATACTACTCCTCCAAGAATAGATGTCCCTACAGGCGAACTTCCAGCAAAAGGCAATGACAGTGCAAAAGTAACTATTGTTGAGTTTTCTGACTTTGAATGCCCAGCTTGTCGGGGTTCATTTGAAACCGTTGAAAAAGTAATGAAAGAATACAAAGGCAAAGTAAAATTGTATTTTAGAGACTTCCCTTTGAGCTTTCATAAAAAAGCGAAACCTGCACACAATGCTGCACGTTGTGCCAATGACCAAGGTAAATTTTGGCCCTACCACGATGAGCTGTTTATAAGCTCAACATGGGTTCACGCTGCAGATGAGGCTGCGTCCATCGCTGAACTTAAGAACATTGCAAAAAAGCTGAAATTGGATCAAGCCAAATTTGATGCTTGTGTGGATGGTAAAACCCATTACGCAAAAATTGATGAAGACTTTAAAGCTGGTCAACAAGTGGGTGTAGGTGGAACACCTGCCTTTTATGTTAATGGTATCCCTCTCCCTGGAGCGGTGCCTTTTGAACAGTTCAAAAAAACCATTGATGCAGAATTGGCTCGGAACAAAAATTAG